Proteins encoded in a region of the Haloarchaeobius salinus genome:
- a CDS encoding translation initiation factor IF-2 subunit gamma: protein MAGNHQQPEVNIGLVGHVDHGKTTLVQALSGEWTDQHSEEMKRGISIRLGYADATFRRCPECEGADAYTVADHCEEHDVDTEVVRTVSFVDAPGHETLMATMLSGAAIMDGAVLVVSATEDVPQAQTEEHLMALDIIGIENIVIAQNKVDLVDADRARENYEQITEFVSGTVAEDAPIIPVSAGQNVNMDVLIDAIETRIPTPDRDPDADARMHVARSFDINRPGTTWDQLKGGVIGGSLVSGRLHTDDDVEVRPGREVEEGGQTEYRPIETTVRSLQAGGQTVDEASPGGLLGVGTGLDPSYTKGDALAGQIAGPPGTLPPTWESFTMSVDLLDRVVGDDMGEVEDVNTGEPLMLTVGTATTVGAVTSARDGECEVNLKRPVCASDGAKIAINRRVGARWRLIGVGTLQG, encoded by the coding sequence ATGGCAGGAAACCATCAACAACCGGAGGTGAACATCGGACTCGTCGGCCACGTCGACCACGGGAAGACGACACTCGTACAGGCGCTCAGTGGCGAGTGGACCGACCAGCACTCCGAGGAGATGAAGCGTGGCATCTCCATCCGCCTCGGCTACGCCGACGCCACGTTCCGCCGCTGCCCCGAGTGCGAGGGTGCCGACGCGTACACCGTCGCCGACCACTGCGAGGAACACGACGTCGACACCGAGGTCGTCCGCACGGTCTCGTTCGTCGACGCACCCGGTCACGAGACGCTGATGGCGACGATGCTCTCCGGCGCGGCCATCATGGACGGCGCGGTCCTCGTCGTGAGCGCGACCGAGGACGTGCCCCAGGCCCAGACCGAGGAGCACCTGATGGCGCTGGACATCATCGGCATCGAGAACATCGTCATCGCCCAGAACAAGGTCGACCTCGTCGACGCCGACCGCGCCCGCGAGAACTACGAGCAGATCACGGAGTTCGTCTCGGGTACCGTCGCCGAGGACGCCCCCATCATCCCGGTCAGCGCGGGACAGAACGTCAACATGGACGTCCTCATCGACGCCATCGAGACGCGCATCCCGACCCCCGACCGCGACCCCGACGCCGACGCACGGATGCACGTCGCACGGTCGTTCGACATCAACCGCCCGGGCACCACATGGGACCAGCTCAAAGGCGGCGTCATCGGCGGCTCGCTCGTCAGCGGCCGACTCCACACCGACGACGACGTCGAGGTCCGTCCGGGCCGTGAGGTCGAGGAGGGCGGCCAGACCGAGTACCGGCCCATCGAGACGACCGTCCGGTCGCTCCAGGCCGGCGGCCAGACAGTCGACGAGGCGTCGCCGGGCGGCCTGCTCGGCGTCGGCACCGGGCTCGACCCGTCCTACACGAAGGGCGACGCGCTCGCGGGACAGATCGCCGGCCCGCCGGGGACGCTCCCGCCGACGTGGGAGTCGTTCACCATGTCCGTCGACCTGCTCGACCGCGTCGTCGGCGACGACATGGGCGAGGTCGAGGACGTCAACACCGGCGAGCCGCTGATGCTCACGGTCGGCACCGCCACCACGGTCGGTGCGGTCACCTCCGCCCGCGACGGCGAGTGCGAGGTCAACCTGAAGCGGCCGGTGTGTGCTTCCGACGGCGCGAAGATCGCCATCAATCGTCGGGTCGGTGCACGCTGGCGGCTCATCGGGGTCGGCACGCTCCAGGGATAG
- a CDS encoding PIN domain-containing protein, whose protein sequence is MSTRVVLDTSALMMPVELDVRLFDELDRLVEGVDPVAPQAVVEELRRLSEKGGEEGTAANVGHDLVTERCLVVDTEESYADDAIVELAREGHAAYVVTNDLPLRDRVLDAGVPVIALRGKNKLAVTQP, encoded by the coding sequence ATGTCGACACGGGTCGTCCTCGATACGAGCGCGCTCATGATGCCCGTCGAGCTGGACGTGCGGCTGTTCGACGAGCTGGACCGCCTCGTGGAGGGCGTCGACCCGGTCGCGCCGCAGGCGGTCGTCGAGGAGCTCCGTCGCCTCTCCGAGAAGGGCGGCGAGGAGGGCACCGCCGCGAACGTCGGTCACGACCTCGTCACCGAACGCTGTCTCGTCGTCGACACGGAGGAATCGTACGCGGACGACGCCATCGTCGAACTCGCCCGCGAGGGCCACGCCGCGTACGTCGTCACGAACGACCTGCCCCTGCGCGACCGCGTGCTGGACGCGGGCGTTCCGGTAATAGCTTTACGGGGCAAGAACAAACTCGCAGTAACTCAACCATAA
- a CDS encoding DNA-directed RNA polymerase yields the protein MYKRVRLKDTVEVPPEELGDVSPDLVKKLLQDKLEGRMDEDVGSVVTVTKVHDIGEGTVLPNRPGVYYEADFDAVTFDPQMQEVVDGTVVEVVEFGAFVGIGPVDGLLHVSQISDEYLAFDHENQQLASSESNRTLGVDDAVRARIVTKSIDERNPRDSKIGLTAKQPGLGKHGWLEEDRQKREAQAGD from the coding sequence ATGTACAAACGCGTCAGGCTCAAGGACACGGTCGAGGTGCCGCCGGAGGAGCTCGGGGACGTCAGCCCGGACCTCGTGAAGAAACTGCTGCAGGACAAGCTCGAAGGTCGCATGGACGAGGACGTCGGGAGCGTCGTCACCGTGACGAAGGTCCACGACATCGGCGAGGGCACCGTCCTCCCGAACCGTCCGGGCGTCTACTACGAGGCGGACTTCGACGCGGTCACGTTCGACCCGCAGATGCAGGAGGTCGTCGACGGGACCGTCGTCGAGGTCGTCGAGTTCGGTGCCTTCGTCGGCATCGGCCCGGTCGACGGGCTGCTCCACGTCTCCCAGATCTCGGACGAGTACCTCGCGTTCGACCACGAGAACCAGCAGCTCGCCTCCAGCGAGTCCAACCGCACGCTCGGCGTCGACGACGCCGTCCGGGCGCGCATCGTCACGAAGAGCATCGACGAGCGCAACCCGCGGGACTCCAAGATCGGGCTGACGGCGAAACAGCCCGGGCTCGGCAAGCACGGCTGGCTCGAGGAGGACAGACAGAAGCGCGAAGCGCAGGCGGGTGATTAG
- the spt4 gene encoding transcription elongation factor subunit Spt4: MAQDRVVCRECHRVNEPNNATCDSCGSSSLTEDWAGYVIIAHPETSAIATEMEVTEPGKYALKVR; encoded by the coding sequence ATGGCGCAAGACAGAGTCGTCTGCCGCGAGTGCCACCGGGTGAACGAGCCGAACAACGCGACGTGTGACTCCTGTGGCTCCAGTTCGCTGACGGAGGACTGGGCGGGCTACGTCATCATCGCCCATCCCGAGACGTCCGCCATCGCCACCGAGATGGAGGTCACGGAGCCCGGCAAGTACGCGCTGAAGGTCCGCTGA